The Plasmodium knowlesi strain H genome assembly, chromosome: 10 genomic sequence TTGCAAAGCAGGTTTAATTTaaagtggaaagaaaaaatacattccTCCCTTGTAGACCCTAATTATCAAAAGGTAAACCCCATCTCCGACGCGAAGATCGTTACAGTTTTCACAGATGAACAATAAATTATGCGTGTACTTCTATGTGTGCACCTTGATCCCTTTTCTGACTGGAAAATTTCCCCCCTATTCATACATGTCATCTGTTTGATCaaccctccccctttttttttttcagcttcGGAACGATGAAGCTCTCTCATGCAATAAACAAGCTGATAGCATCCCTTGGAGGTGTTCTCTTAGTTGCGTATGACGTTGTGCGGATACACAAAAGCAGTACAAATTATGTAGACGAAAATATCTACTTGATGGATAACCCCTATGTGCCCTTTCCCACTTTTCTTATTCTGAGCTTTACATATCTTTTCCTAAACGGTTTTTCGAACTCAAGGAATGTGATGGCAAAAGGATTTAGAGGTATTCATGCTTCAGAAAACGGAGGGCAATAAAACTTATGCCAGTGCCTAATAGTATGACGCTGTATcattgttcattttcttcctcccattaacctttttttttttttttttttttttttttttcatgattccattttcacactttgataattttttctcccttttgtttaGGTTTCCTAAGCTGCTTCTTAATCGCGTACTCCTTCGTTTTCCTTGCACACCAGTTGTACCTCACATCAGgtaaaaggaaggaaacgTCACCTTTACCCCATTTGCACGCTTTCACTTAACCTTCATTTCACACACCCTAATCTCTCCCTCCTGTATAGAATTCGGCAAGGCTGAGTCGGAGATGCTCAGAAACTCCACCTACCTatgtattttcctcttcttctacttctgCTCATTGTGCATCGAAACCCATCGCAACTTATCAAGAACCGTGTCAACCAAGGAGATCATTGGGGGTCCTATCAAAATTGAAGTTTGAGTACTCATCCcattcgttctttttttcaagtgtcaatttttttttttttttttttttttttttttttttctcgaatTAGTCTACAAAATGttcatgtgtgtatattatgtatatgtacgaagtggctctttttttatgtgtacctCTTCATTACAGgggaaaaacacatttttaccAGAGGAGCTGCGGTAAATTTGCTATGAGCGGGGGGAGGGAATATCGGAATGGACCACTGAGCAGTGGACCAAATGATGGCGCTGATTGCATACACATTGGTATCCCCCAGGTTGCTATAAGGTGTATGCCCGTGCATATTTCCCCCCGCCTGCACACCTACTGATCCCCTCCAAACAGCTTTCCTACCCCAATTCCTATAATTAGTGAAGCATTCTTGTAACAGGCATATAttgcaacagaaaaaaagaaaagaaaagaattttccaaaataaaacatataCGGACAAATGTAAAATAAGActaatttacaaaaaaaaaaaaaaaaaaaaaaaaagacaaaatttACAAACACGTTCTTCCTACATATCTACatttataagaaaaaaaaaagactaaaaaataaacacataGAGATATGATATATCATGTGAATATACCTCcatgacgaaaaaaaaaaaaaaattttaaataacagGGGGTACTTTACCTCAAGGTGTCAACTCAAAGAGTAGCCCACCTCACCCTAAGCTCTTCCTGTCCAAATCCTTTTCCCttgaaaatatatgaaccAAGCCGCTTCCGTTTCCGTATGCGATTAGATACTTTTGGCCCAAGCTCGCAATGGACACGctgaaaaattgtaaaaatgggggaggGCGGGGGGGTATAGAAATATAGAGATTTATAACTATTCATACAAACGACGGTTGAATGGAATGATTTTGTCGTGAGCAGAAATGAAGCACTGGAGAATGGGAGCAATCAACAGGAAGCAATGCGCCAAAAAATTCCTCATATTCACCACAACGCACTTACCATCTGGGCGTCAGCGCAATCGTCTTGTCCCGCGCATTCTCCTCCACTGCCTTGGACTTCCCTATCTTAACCCCGTTTCTTAAAATGTTCTGTAACCCCTGCAGGTACTCATAGAACAGTATACGCGAGACAGACTCTGTTTCGTCTTCCTTCTCTGCGCTAATACTTAGTAGAACCTCAGGATCTAGATGGAAATTTGGTGTCTTCCACAAAAACAATTCACTAATTTTAACCTTAGACAACCTTCCCTTCAATTTACCCCTAAGCACAGTTCCATCATCAAACAAGAACAAATGCATGTCGTTGAGGAGAGAactatgtatgcatatgatGTCTAATTGGCTAGTCCAATCCTTATcgatatttaaaaaatatttattttcgaATAGATGAATGATGCatcctttttcttgtccaAAAGACAAACAACTATTTTCATACCACCTCATGTGAGTAACACTTTCTGTCTTtcgcttaaaaaaataaagctcGCTGTTGTTCCTTATgtctattattattatttctccttccttggAACTAACACAGAGAAGGTAGGAATTGAGGCACGGGTAAAATGAGCACACGGATATGATGCCTTGTTGCAGGTGCAGGATATCTTCATGAAAAGCTACGCAATGTGTATCTTTCGCTGATTGGGCAAGCTCGTTTGTTTGTAGCGACTCTAACGATAAGGGTACCTTTTCTCCTGTTGATATTTCCCCCCTGGGGGATGGTACCAGTGTggagaagggggagaaactTAGGGGATTCTTAAAATGGCTTAGCAAATAATCAGCACATGTATGCACGCAGGCATTTGTAGTTTCCTCCCTCTCGATAAAGCGAGTGATCTTCGCAAATCTACTTATTTCCCTCAAATAGACACACAACACTTTTATTCTGGTGCTATTAAACGTTAaggcaatttttaaaaatcttTGATTGTCATTTACACAAATGGAGTAGGAAAAATCCGTGAGCTCTTCTTCATCGTTATATGAAAAAACCTTTTCGAATTTCCTGTCagatattttttgttttatgtaTTCAGTTGGTTCTACAGAGGtgggttcattttttgttgcGTCATACAACTTTTGGAACAAATGGCGCTTTGGAATAGCGTAGATGCTTATCTCGTCGCCCACTAGGCAGAGCAGTAGGTCGAGGTGCCTTTTTTGCTCTTCGTTTGCGATATCACCCTTGTCAACATGGCCGTTCCTTCCGCTATCCATATGGTCGTCTTTCCCACCGAGAAGCTTAACCCACTCCACCTTCTTACATATATGGTTCACCTCCACCATGTCGAAAAGTAATGGCTTGCTGCAAAATGGAGacacgaaaaatatgaaaataaaattacggGTCCTTTTTTCCGAACTTAGAAACATGTAACTGTTTAAATAACTGCACGTACTGACAGCTAGGAAGTTCCCTTGGAAAAATTCTGCACAAACTTTTAGAAGATCATTCATCTGATGGTTCAGCGGGAAATCCTTCCTTTCGTGCTCAAAAGGATCCTCCTGATCATGCTCCTTCTGTGCTTTCTTTCGCCCCCTAGTGGACACTTCACTATTATGATGACTTGGTATCAGCGCCTTGTCTTTAGCGCAGGTGGTTACCCCTTTCGATAGAGAAGCATCTAGTTCCTCCTTTAGGTAGTCCACAAAATTGACACCACTGCTGAAGTCTAAGTAAATTACGGGGGCACAAAGACTTAAGAAGATATTTTGCTCTTGCCTCATTTTCACCATTTCAGTTTCCATAtttgaaattattttcttcaaattgaaGTACCCATGTGGAGGGTCGTCCACATCTGATTTCTCCAATGCACCATCTACATGGATTTGTTTTCCCCGTTGTGAGTAGCTTTTGCCGGTGCATTCATCAGATTTCTCCTCTCTCCCTCCTCCCACTTGCTCCTCCTGCGATCCGTTCCCGTATAATTCGTCAAATAAACAATCGCATAGGAgtagaaaatacaaaaactgTATCCCCTCAGAGTTAAGTGAAAAATAATGATCATTTAAGTAGATGTGAGAATTTAGCAAATTATCTACGTCTCGATGTACACACACTTTCAACTTTTCCATCTGTGTGCATGCGGATGTATTCTTATTCTTAGCATATTCGCCTAGATTGAACTTCTTTTTGGTCttgtattttttacttttaattATACTTACTTTGCCATTTCCATTTGTCACTGCCGTTTCCTCAATTATGGTACTTTTAAATGGGGAGACTTCCACCTTCCTTCCGTTATAATCTATGTTAATATTTTGCATAAAGAATATATGCTTTAAATTTGTTTCatcgtaattttttatctgttcaaaggaaattttttccttaacgtTGATATGTTTTTCGTCATGGTACCCTTTTATGGCTACGCCAGAATTGTTGCTACACTGCTTGTTTGTCTGCACTGGGGGGTGTTCTTTTCTGTAGCTTTTTTTGTTAGTTTTCTTTATGAGCTCATCTATTATGAAGTTTATAAGGGCGTGTGCACTTTCATCCCCTTGCCAGTTAAGTACATCTCTCTTCTTCTCGCTTAGACAACTCAAGTAATGGAACAGATCCACATCGTAGTGCAGGGAATGCCCTTTATCCACGAAACTTTTAAACCGATCAGTTAAGGTATTTTTCAGCTTCTTTCTGATTaccttttcacattttccttttgcaacTAAGTGATTTACCGCgtggttcattttttttttttttttcctgcacttATAATTGCGCTCTGTGTTGGGAGCGTTTTGTTCGTATTCTTCATTCGGCGAGGACAGGTCGAATAGACTATCATCAGTGTAGTGATTCTGGTCATCATTCGACGCTTCGCTCAATTTCCTTTCATCATTATCAATGTCCACTCCGTCGTCGTAAATGTTTTTATCTTTCTCTCCACGGGTAGGAATACCTGAGTGGTAATCACCTAAGTTCTTCCCACGTTTATCCCGTCTCCtaagtccatttttttcatagtgGACCACTCCAAGAGAGTCTTTCATTTCCTGGCCTATCTCATCCATTGTCAATTTAGCACAAGTAACAATCTGTGGGAATTCACCCACCTTGCCGTCTTCCCTCTTATCAGCCTCAGCATGGGCGGCATCGGCGTCTTCACCAACTTCTACCATTTCAtcctttcttccatttcttctggATCTTCCTTTACTCTCTTGCCTCTTTCTAAAAAAACTGGGATACTCATAAATTTCATTCGCCCACGTAACCTTCggtttcctcttcctcatctCCATGGTGTGTTGACTACGTTTTAACTGTCGTATGGCTTCTCCCCTTTCGAGTTAAACCtcaattcctttttatcGTTCATTTCAGTGAATTACCTtgtgaaacaaaaaaaaaaaaaaggttctgAAAAAATGGCGGATATAAAATGCCTGCTAAACAGACTAATAGCCTTATCCCTCAAAGcggtagaaaaaaagagaagaaaaaaaaaaaaaaaaaaaaaaaaaaaactagccCTTGATTTTTTCTCTAGATAAAAGTGGAAAGCAGATCTTCTTGTAACATCTGCATTTTTCAACATGGAGAGGAACTGCTTTCCCCAATTTTATTATCATCCTGAGCCTATTTGCTTCCATTaaatgaagtttttttttttttttttttttttttttttctttgattaCTCAACAGCACCTTTGGAGTTTACGAATGTGCAAGTAGGCTTATGGTTCAAAAGTTGGTTCTCCTAACGTTGACAGTAACATCGCCGCCAGGGCGGAACGACTTATGCGTAGGCACACATTTTCATAAGACCACCTCCCCCCAAAAGGCCAAAATAAGCATGCACATTTCGGAAAATCAGGTTTATACAAAACGATCCTACGAacaggaggggggggggagagtgTCTGAGTTTTTCACACAGCCTTCAATACATGGTGGAATGTTACAAATTGAATTACCTAACAATTGCCGTTTAATAAAAATCTCCCGACGACATTAAAAGAAGGTGATGAATCGCACCATTTCTAAAGATAGCACAATGTttaagttggaaaaaatgtgaaaaatacaatcttacgctttttttttcctctctatGATAAAAACATtgtggtggaaaaaaattaaccttAGCACATGAACGGCAAGGTGATTTCTATactggttaaaaaaaaaaaaaaagaaatttttttttttcatttttaagaaatttCCATATTTCCACGGAAAGGGATAAAGGTGAGTAGAAATTTATTGCCTTTCGAATAAGTCGAGTAAtttcgcttttctttttcatcttcttattttttttttaattgtatCCCTCTCAATAAGACGAAGGGAATGTTTTCTCCCACATTAAATAAGCGAGGTGTTTTTAGTGTACCAATTTGCAACCTTCACTGGACGAGAAAGtgatgttaattttttttataacctCCGTTTGATATATACATGATTACCAAAATTTTCATGGGTAAGTCTTCTTAGTGGGTAAGCCCCTCTTTATCATATTGGTCTCTTTGGACAATTATCCCCCTCTTGCTATTGTTGGAATGATCATACGGGGAGAAATACCTTCTCTGCATGTGCGACGCGGTCTATTCATACTGTTCCTGCCAGAGCACCTGAAACACCCATCCCATGTTGGTATATCCCGGCTAGGACATATCTCTGCTCCATCCGAATATGGCAAATTCGCATATTCACGCAAATTCAGCAAGATGAGTGCACACCTGGCACAAACACTAAGCGAAGGTAACTCCAACAGGGTTAAAATTAAGCTACGTTAAAAAAGCTTAtaggaattaaaaataagattttataattttagttacaacttttttaaagttaAAACGAGAAGGCACATAGAGATATATGTGCGCTGTacacgtatgcatatgcgcatatatgcaacgatatatatatataggatggaacacatacatgtgtacaggTACATGCATAAGCACATGCAtaagtacatgtatatgtatacatcatCGCGCAGACGCATAAACTGGAGTTTCACAAAATTAAAGTGCAAGCATAATGGTCTAAAAAAGATTAATTCTGGTACATTCACACACATATTGGGCGCATAATACGTGGCAAGTAGGTCATTTGTACAGGGGCAAAGtgatatataaatatatgtgtgtatctCTCTGTGTGTGTACTTGTTCCTTACAAGGGCGTGCTTGGATGggtgaagaaagaaaaaaaaaaaaaaaatgcttaatTAGTGCGCAATaggggtgaaggaaaaaacccTCAATGTACCTATAgaagtatgtatatattgtaAAATTCCCACTGGATTAAATATACAattgcgaagaaaaaaaaaaaaaaaaaaaaaaaaaaaaaaaaaaaaagcacgcCAGAGGAGTGAGACGCACAGAgggtaaaattaaaaaatgaaaaatttgaaaaatggaaaagtggaaatCCCGCATACATAGAATTTACGCGTCTTATTTGAGAGGCACTTTGTTCTGGGGCTGGTTCACTTTCTCCACCAAGAGACTTTCCATAAACGAGTGCATGATACTTTCCTGCAGTCGCGCAGGAAGAATTGGGGTATACGAATTGTACGGCGCATCCGCTAGGTGTTcactttatttcttttatgcatttaagggggggggttaatttttttttttttttttttttttttttttttttctgaattttacaattttttaaagttttttaaatttgggAAGGACAGATTTCCTACTTGGGGTTGTGCCTCCCTCCCACTTGTGTGGAGGATTTGCCCCCTTTTCTCGAGTTTCATTCTTCCATCTAAtaggccttttttttaatgtactTCCACTGGAACATTTTGTCGCGCTTAGCGTCACTTCCTGTTACTGTTGACAATATGGTTGAGCTTCTTGGCCTGTTTGTTGGTTAAGGCTGAAGAAGCTAAGTTGCTGAGGTAGGCCTGGTCGAGCGAATTAATGAGGGATGCAATTTTCTTGTTGCAGTCAGCGTCAGAGAAGTCAGTCTCGTAGAtggttaaaaatatttctataATTTTCGCAGTGTTGGAATTATCCTTACCAAAGAGGAGGGGATGATTTTGCGAAACTAAATCGATAAGATTTTTGTGAACTCTTCTACCTTCCGCATCGTCTTCCTTGAGGGGCAAATTATTTAACCACAATTTTATTAGCTCTTCCGCGTTGTTAAATTTAGATGTGTGCATTAAGACGATATCTCCCAAGGCAGCAACGGCGTTGTCAATGGCTGAAATGAACTCCTTCGGTTTTTTACTGGAAGTATTTTGGTGCACtaattttaaaagatattCTACAGCTACATTTGCATACTTGCTAAAGGCTTCAATTTTGGTGGCCTGAATAACTCCATAACAAGCGGCTTGTTTTACCTTGTCATCTGTGTGATTAATATTTAGTAACAGTGGGTTCATAAAATATTCCCATAGGCACACACTGTTTTCTTGTAAAAACTCTAGCAAGTCATCACAAACGTAGAGGGCCAAGGCAACATCCTCCGCGTTAGGGGAGTTCATATAAGTGTTAATGAACGTAATACAAATATCGCAACACGTATTTAAAAACTGCGTGGAGTGATATTTAATTAGTACTCCTAAAATGTCTAACAAGTTGGTTCGATAGTTTTGCTCTAACTCCTCTTCCCGATCAATTATCAACAACTCATCTTCATCAACATcgtcgttattttttttctggttaTATACCAATCTCCTATCCGTTGAGCATTGTAGCAGTTTAAAAATTTGGTTGAAGAATAACTTCAAGGTTCCATCGGGAAGCACATTTGCACCCGCTTTCTGTAAACACATATAAAGCCCATTAGACTCGATAATCATTACATCTAGGATGTATTCATAATTATCATCTAGCTTTGTTTCTGATAAACTTTTCAGAACCTTTTCCGCAGCGGCAGTTAGGATAGCATGAAGCATAGTTTTGTTGTTGTCCGTTTTCTCAGACAAAATTCTAGCGGCCTCTATCAATTCGCTCACTGCCGTCAGGGCCTTCTGCTTAATTTCATCAGACAATTCATAATTCAACATAGGTAACACAGCTGTGGCGGTAGCTTCTATATAATCTTTATAATTCTCCTTCAGTACCTCAATGATGATAATTAGGAGATCCAAAGCCTTTTCTTGATCTTCCAGAAGAGATGTTTTTAATCCTACATATTGACCATTCGAAACCATAGTGATGGTTagatcttcttcatcatctgtTAATGGTTTAGGCATAATACTTAAGAGGGATAAAATTGTGGGTACGATACTGCTGAGGTATGGGAAAAAATCATTCCCTAAGGCTCTACATATCCTTCCAATCGCTTCCTGTATGTACTCCTTCACTGTATCATCAGGATCCATTTTCGTACTGCTAATTTGAAGTAATGCATTCATACATTCCTTTGCATCTTCTAAGAATATTTCCTTGCCTACGGAAAGTCCAATGATGGAGATACATTCTATGGCCTTTCCTCTGCATGTCCTTTCCTCTTCCGAAACTGCCTTTTGAATTATATCCTTCATCATTGGCACCACGGTAGAATAatactttaaaaaatccTCCTCTATCACGCCTGCAATAACTGCTATGGCAGTAACAGCCTGTTCTCTCACAAGCAAATAATTCGATGAGTTCAGTTTCTGCAACAAAATATCAATGATCATATCTGCGAATGGAAGTAGTGCCATTTTATCCAATTCCTCTGCGTAGTTCACAAAAGCTGCTGTTGCGTGTGATTGAACTCGCAGATGCACATCGTTCATGGTGGTTATCAAAGCAGTGATTATTTGGCGAGGATATTCCTTCTGAACATATGGTTGGTGATCTAGGGAAATTTGTCCAATGGCTTGACAAGCAGCATACCTAACTCTCACATCCTGGTCAAGCAACACCTGCAACAACATCTTTATTACATGCTCCAGTTGATCCTCTATTTCATCTTCAGGTAAATATTCTATCGTCTGTGCTATAGCCATAATTGCAACGTACTTATGCTCCCATGTATTCTTCATTAAGAACTCAGACACCTTATTGTATAAGATGTGAATGAACTCAGCTTCCTCCAATTCGCTAAATGCTTTTCCAACTCGGTCCAATGATTCCTCTCCTATATCGTACAATTCCTGATTATCgtccttaccttccttaaTCGAATTCATCCACTCATTAAAGGAGTCGTTATTAATATCAAGCATAAATAACATGGAGAGGTGCACTATTTTATCCACGAAATGAGGAACAGAGAGAGCCATTTTTGGCCTTCTCTCCGGAATGGTAATAAGCGCTTCAATACTTAACGACTTTAAGCTGCTATCAAAATCGTAATTTAACTCATTCTCTCCTTTCATGCATATGCTAAAGAGAATATCACACAAGTTGGAAATGTGTTTGGCAAAAAACTTGGCATTATAATCGATCATTTTTCCAATAGCTTGAAGTACCTTTTCACATTCTTCCAACACGGATATATCTGAGCTGCTATTTTTTACCATCAAACTTAGCGACTGCAAAATATGTGGAATACATGGTTGTACACATTTCATCAGTACAGAATTGTTATCTTCTACAATGCAAGAAATTAAATTGATACATTCCCCTCTAACTTGCACATCTGAAGAATTTAAACCTTTCATACAAACGGAAGAAACCACCTCCCTTTTCAACTCCAGCTGGTATGGGATACAACTCAAAATGCCTCCCAAAATTTTAAACCCACTAATTAATACATCATTGTTGTTAGAATTGCAGAAATCCAAAGTCACGGATAATAATTCCGGCCACTGCTTATTTACAAGTAACTTGGACGACAAATCGATTATGTTGTTGCATAAATTGCTCCTGACCATTTTATCCGTCTCGGAACTTATGTTGCTTATCAATTCAGATTttactatattttttaaattatctgGTAACAGATCccaataattttcttcctccgcGT encodes the following:
- a CDS encoding karyopherin beta, putative, translating into MEKIVEVIEGLSSSDSHVRNECENTLNFYKKNDLNNTVLSILKLLKSHKDSQVRLQCAILIRNLFRAYIKSSNVESTGEKEKGDNSLLNAEEENYWDLLPDNLKNIVKSELISNISSETDKMVRSNLCNNIIDLSSKLLVNKQWPELLSVTLDFCNSNNNDVLISGFKILGGILSCIPYQLELKREVVSSVCMKGLNSSDVQVRGECINLISCIVEDNNSVLMKCVQPCIPHILQSLSLMVKNSSSDISVLEECEKVLQAIGKMIDYNAKFFAKHISNLCDILFSICMKGENELNYDFDSSLKSLSIEALITIPERRPKMALSVPHFVDKIVHLSMLFMLDINNDSFNEWMNSIKEGKDDNQELYDIGEESLDRVGKAFSELEEAEFIHILYNKVSEFLMKNTWEHKYVAIMAIAQTIEYLPEDEIEDQLEHVIKMLLQVLLDQDVRVRYAACQAIGQISLDHQPYVQKEYPRQIITALITTMNDVHLRVQSHATAAFVNYAEELDKMALLPFADMIIDILLQKLNSSNYLLVREQAVTAIAVIAGVIEEDFLKYYSTVVPMMKDIIQKAVSEEERTCRGKAIECISIIGLSVGKEIFLEDAKECMNALLQISSTKMDPDDTVKEYIQEAIGRICRALGNDFFPYLSSIVPTILSLLSIMPKPLTDDEEDLTITMVSNGQYVGLKTSLLEDQEKALDLLIIIIEVLKENYKDYIEATATAVLPMLNYELSDEIKQKALTAVSELIEAARILSEKTDNNKTMLHAILTAAAEKVLKSLSETKLDDNYEYILDVMIIESNGLYMCLQKAGANVLPDGTLKLFFNQIFKLLQCSTDRRLVYNQKKNNDDVDEDELLIIDREEELEQNYRTNLLDILGVLIKYHSTQFLNTCCDICITFINTYMNSPNAEDVALALYVCDDLLEFLQENSVCLWEYFMNPLLLNINHTDDKVKQAACYGVIQATKIEAFSKYANVAVEYLLKLVHQNTSSKKPKEFISAIDNAVAALGDIVLMHTSKFNNAEELIKLWLNNLPLKEDDAEGRRVHKNLIDLVSQNHPLLFGKDNSNTAKIIEIFLTIYETDFSDADCNKKIASLINSLDQAYLSNLASSALTNKQAKKLNHIVNSNRK